A window of the Chthoniobacterales bacterium genome harbors these coding sequences:
- a CDS encoding Gfo/Idh/MocA family oxidoreductase, with translation MNKLKQRVSTAGISRRSFLKAGLATTAGAIFFPYVARSNPLGANRRIRMALIGCGGIMEGHSAWAGSHPEIEVMAVCDVKTPMREKAMAKLKEKNPAIVGYVDYGDVMARNDIDAVIVGTPDHWHAAIAIDAMRTGKDVYVEKPMALTLDESGAMVEAEKRYGRILQVGSQQRSSSEFRQAVNIVRNGWIGDLREIHVNLGGDFPPETLLPEEPVPDNIDYDRWLGPAPWRPYNTNRVLGSYRGGWRIFWDYGSRKNGDWGAHHFDIVQWALGMDESGPVLFVPKGFEGAPEQYHQYADGLKVTASLGQPPSPAGKFMIRFVGTNGEVGVSRGALETTPPGLASKTPSSSEFRAHESNDHRDNWLDSIISRRPPICPATVGGRTFDICALAGISERLERPLRWNPELRQIVDDREAARFAEYPRRAGYPLPV, from the coding sequence ATGAACAAACTGAAGCAACGCGTATCCACCGCCGGTATCTCCCGGCGCTCGTTCCTCAAAGCGGGCTTGGCAACCACCGCCGGCGCCATCTTTTTCCCCTACGTAGCCAGATCGAATCCGCTCGGCGCAAACCGGCGCATCCGCATGGCTCTGATCGGTTGCGGAGGGATCATGGAGGGGCACAGCGCTTGGGCGGGATCCCACCCGGAGATCGAAGTCATGGCCGTATGCGACGTGAAAACCCCGATGCGCGAGAAGGCCATGGCCAAGCTCAAGGAAAAGAACCCCGCCATCGTCGGATATGTCGACTACGGGGATGTCATGGCACGCAACGACATCGATGCTGTCATCGTCGGCACCCCGGACCACTGGCACGCTGCCATAGCCATCGATGCCATGCGCACCGGCAAGGATGTCTATGTCGAAAAACCCATGGCCCTCACCTTGGACGAGAGCGGCGCAATGGTGGAGGCAGAGAAGCGTTACGGCCGCATCCTCCAAGTCGGCAGCCAGCAGCGATCCAGCTCGGAGTTCCGTCAAGCCGTCAACATCGTCCGCAACGGCTGGATCGGCGATCTCCGCGAGATTCACGTGAATTTGGGTGGCGATTTCCCGCCCGAGACTCTCCTGCCGGAGGAACCCGTTCCGGATAATATCGACTACGACCGTTGGCTCGGACCGGCCCCCTGGCGACCCTACAACACCAATCGCGTGCTGGGCAGCTACAGGGGCGGTTGGCGGATTTTCTGGGACTACGGCTCGCGCAAAAACGGAGACTGGGGCGCCCACCATTTCGACATCGTTCAATGGGCTCTCGGCATGGATGAAAGCGGCCCGGTTCTCTTCGTCCCGAAGGGTTTCGAGGGAGCACCCGAGCAATACCACCAATATGCCGACGGCCTCAAAGTCACCGCATCATTAGGCCAACCGCCTAGCCCCGCTGGAAAATTTATGATCCGCTTTGTCGGGACTAATGGAGAGGTCGGCGTCTCGCGCGGAGCCTTGGAGACTACTCCGCCTGGCCTCGCATCAAAAACCCCCTCGTCCAGCGAGTTCCGTGCACACGAATCGAACGACCACCGCGACAACTGGCTCGATTCGATCATCTCCCGCCGACCGCCGATTTGCCCGGCGACTGTTGGCGGACGGACCTTCGACATTTGCGCCCTCGCAGGCATCTCCGAGCGGTTGGAACGGCCTTTGCGTTGGAATCCCGAGCTAAGGCAAATCGTCGATGACCGCGAAGCGGCTCGTTTTGCAGAGTATCCCCGCCGTGCCGGTTACCCCTTGCCCGTGTGA
- a CDS encoding ThuA domain-containing protein, which translates to MKIRYLTIGLIVAATSLHAAEAPKRVLVCTVTAGFRHPSIPFGEEALADLDKASPDFEIVEWIRQPDINVPQPPRAPRKPAGDASPMDNQKYNEALALHEKKMAAWQREGKQEADRKQTELNEAMKQALGPLSPQALRDNRIDAVVFCNTSGPLPLPDIEGFAEWVRSGGAFIGIHAGSDTLKDALPYTEMLCGSFESHGPQVPATLHAGDKDHPANGKIGDIWTLSQEEMYLIKNHNRDLVRSIWFMRHHPNKPEEKGFYPVAWVRSFGNGRVFYTSLGHREDMWSIDPDLPNRINPVETAQQFRSHLLGGMRWALGLDPGSSDPNPQTN; encoded by the coding sequence ATGAAAATCCGTTACCTCACCATCGGCTTGATCGTCGCCGCGACATCCCTGCACGCCGCCGAGGCGCCAAAACGCGTGCTTGTCTGCACCGTGACCGCAGGCTTCCGCCACCCCTCCATCCCCTTCGGCGAAGAGGCCCTCGCCGATCTCGACAAAGCCTCGCCGGATTTCGAGATCGTGGAGTGGATCCGCCAGCCGGACATCAACGTGCCGCAACCGCCCCGCGCGCCGCGCAAACCGGCCGGGGACGCTTCCCCGATGGATAACCAAAAATACAACGAAGCGCTCGCCCTTCATGAAAAGAAGATGGCAGCTTGGCAGCGCGAAGGGAAACAGGAAGCCGACCGCAAGCAGACCGAGTTGAATGAGGCAATGAAGCAGGCGCTCGGACCCCTCTCCCCGCAGGCCCTGCGCGACAATCGCATCGATGCCGTCGTGTTTTGCAACACTTCGGGACCGCTGCCGCTTCCCGACATCGAGGGCTTCGCCGAGTGGGTGCGGTCGGGTGGCGCATTCATCGGGATCCACGCCGGCAGCGACACCCTCAAGGACGCCCTGCCCTACACCGAAATGCTCTGCGGAAGCTTCGAGAGCCACGGTCCGCAAGTCCCGGCCACACTCCATGCCGGCGACAAAGACCACCCGGCCAATGGCAAGATCGGCGACATTTGGACGCTTTCCCAAGAGGAAATGTATCTCATCAAAAACCACAACCGCGACCTCGTCCGTTCGATCTGGTTCATGCGCCACCACCCGAACAAACCGGAAGAAAAAGGATTTTATCCCGTCGCCTGGGTGCGGTCGTTTGGCAACGGTCGTGTGTTCTACACCTCGCTGGGACATCGCGAGGACATGTGGAGCATCGACCCGGATCTCCCCAACCGCATCAATCCCGTCGAAACAGCCCAGCAATTCCGCAGCCACTTGCTCGGTGGCATGCGCTGGGCTCTCGGACTCGACCCCGGCTCCTCCGATCCCAACCCGCAAACCAACTGA
- a CDS encoding MFS transporter, whose protein sequence is MNSPNAKNQLLFWGCFIALVTTSFAFITRAFLVNDPALWPADLGLDKVKAQELFGAGIWPFAISIIVFSLVIDRVGYRAAMVFSFVCYAIYAVLSLQAHAVLHPAGEPLEGAALAGARASAWNMLYAGSIILGLGNGTVEAFINPVVATLFNRDKTKWLNILHAGWPAGLVAGGLLTIFLGEHVSADWRILVYLLAAPSVVYMAMLVRAKFPVNERVAAGASYREMLAEFGVLGAALAGFLVFKQLGMVFGWPAILTWGLLIVAVTAYGIYCRSLGRPLLLFLCLVMMPLATTELGTDGAITGIMEEPLHAIGANPLWILVYTSSIMMALRFVAGPIVHKLTPLGLLAVCAALACAGLFLLSAASGAALVFFAATVYGVGKTFFWPTMLGVVAEQTPKGGALTLNAIAGIGMLSVGIIGGPLIGQIQERSIQSAIDRRLPGVYEGISKTDSYFLGSYQALDPSKIRNLSAGQAAEIETIAKTARQGSLAKVVVFPAIMLLCYLGLMFWFRSRGGYRPVTLAAAGHGSPSPGR, encoded by the coding sequence ATGAACTCACCAAACGCCAAGAACCAGCTCCTCTTCTGGGGATGCTTCATCGCGCTGGTCACCACTTCATTCGCTTTCATCACGCGCGCCTTCCTCGTCAACGACCCCGCGCTTTGGCCCGCGGACCTCGGGCTCGACAAGGTCAAGGCTCAGGAACTCTTCGGCGCCGGCATCTGGCCCTTCGCAATTTCGATCATCGTCTTCAGCCTCGTGATCGACCGCGTCGGCTACCGGGCCGCGATGGTTTTCAGCTTTGTCTGCTACGCGATCTACGCGGTCCTGTCGCTTCAGGCCCACGCCGTCCTCCATCCTGCCGGAGAACCGCTGGAAGGCGCGGCCCTCGCCGGCGCCCGCGCCTCCGCTTGGAACATGCTTTACGCGGGATCAATCATCCTCGGACTCGGCAACGGCACCGTCGAGGCGTTCATCAATCCCGTCGTCGCCACGCTCTTCAACCGCGACAAAACCAAATGGTTGAACATTCTCCATGCCGGATGGCCCGCCGGGCTTGTCGCGGGAGGACTCCTCACCATTTTCCTCGGTGAGCATGTGTCCGCGGACTGGCGCATCCTGGTTTATCTGCTGGCGGCGCCATCGGTCGTTTACATGGCGATGCTGGTCCGTGCGAAATTCCCCGTCAACGAGCGCGTCGCCGCAGGCGCTTCCTACCGTGAAATGCTCGCCGAGTTCGGCGTTCTCGGCGCCGCCCTCGCGGGATTCCTGGTCTTCAAGCAACTCGGCATGGTCTTCGGCTGGCCTGCGATCTTGACCTGGGGACTGCTCATTGTCGCCGTCACGGCCTACGGGATCTACTGCCGCTCGCTCGGCCGCCCGCTTCTGCTTTTTCTCTGCCTCGTGATGATGCCCCTCGCCACCACGGAGCTGGGAACGGATGGTGCCATCACGGGAATCATGGAAGAACCTCTCCACGCCATCGGGGCGAACCCGCTTTGGATTCTGGTCTACACCTCGTCCATCATGATGGCTCTCCGTTTTGTCGCGGGGCCGATCGTCCACAAACTGACACCTCTCGGCCTTCTGGCGGTTTGCGCGGCTCTGGCGTGCGCCGGTTTGTTTCTCCTCTCCGCGGCCAGCGGGGCGGCCCTTGTTTTTTTCGCGGCGACCGTCTACGGCGTCGGCAAGACATTCTTCTGGCCGACCATGCTCGGGGTGGTTGCCGAGCAGACACCCAAGGGCGGCGCGCTTACCCTCAACGCCATCGCCGGAATCGGCATGCTGAGCGTCGGAATCATCGGCGGACCGCTCATCGGGCAAATACAGGAGCGATCGATCCAATCCGCTATCGATCGAAGATTGCCCGGTGTCTATGAGGGAATTTCCAAGACAGACTCCTACTTCTTGGGCAGTTACCAGGCGCTGGATCCGTCGAAAATCCGGAACCTGTCCGCCGGCCAAGCCGCAGAAATCGAAACGATCGCCAAAACGGCCCGCCAAGGATCCCTTGCCAAGGTGGTTGTCTTCCCCGCCATCATGCTTCTGTGCTACCTCGGACTGATGTTCTGGTTCCGCTCACGCGGCGGTTACAGGCCGGTCACTCTTGCGGCAGCCGGACACGGGTCTCCCAGTCCGGGTCGCTGA
- a CDS encoding FAD:protein FMN transferase has product MINCVESRPAFADPSILRYASDAMKTTFRVFVAGASPDVVDPAVSEAFQKLEHLECLLSRYIPGSDIARINAMKTGESLFVSDDCDACLRLAIGAMELTGGRFDPCAGCMVDAIKAGAESAPVPRGIVSLDPVRPLVTCSETGRILDLGAIGKGYALECMAEILARHGIGSALLTSGASTMLATGGTAWPVDVSRRAGTIRLGLCGVALAASGSSQQGPHIVNPLDGSAAGRFQSVWVVHPRAALADAFSTACFVMTPEEIAEFAGRLPSGCRVISDPDWETRVRLPQE; this is encoded by the coding sequence ATGATCAACTGCGTGGAAAGCCGGCCCGCCTTTGCCGACCCGTCGATTCTCCGTTATGCCTCGGATGCGATGAAGACAACATTCCGGGTCTTTGTTGCAGGCGCTTCGCCCGATGTTGTCGATCCGGCCGTTTCCGAAGCCTTCCAAAAGCTCGAGCATTTGGAATGTCTGCTCAGCCGTTATATCCCCGGCAGCGACATCGCGCGGATCAATGCGATGAAAACCGGCGAGTCGTTGTTTGTCAGCGACGATTGCGATGCCTGCCTGCGCCTGGCCATCGGGGCGATGGAATTGACTGGCGGGCGCTTCGATCCCTGTGCCGGATGCATGGTCGATGCGATAAAGGCAGGGGCCGAATCCGCCCCGGTGCCTCGCGGCATTGTTTCGCTGGATCCCGTGCGACCGCTTGTCACGTGTTCCGAGACCGGGCGGATTCTGGATCTGGGGGCGATCGGCAAAGGATACGCCTTGGAATGCATGGCGGAGATCCTTGCCCGCCACGGCATCGGGAGCGCGCTGTTGACTTCCGGCGCCAGCACGATGCTAGCCACGGGCGGGACCGCGTGGCCGGTCGATGTTTCGCGCCGCGCCGGGACGATCCGCCTCGGATTGTGCGGAGTCGCGCTGGCGGCTTCCGGATCGTCGCAGCAAGGCCCGCACATCGTGAACCCTCTGGACGGCTCGGCCGCCGGGCGCTTCCAAAGCGTCTGGGTGGTCCATCCGCGAGCGGCGCTGGCTGACGCGTTTTCCACGGCGTGCTTCGTTATGACACCGGAGGAAATCGCGGAGTTTGCCGGCCGTCTTCCCTCGGGTTGCCGTGTGATCAGCGACCCGGACTGGGAGACCCGTGTCCGGCTGCCGCAAGAGTGA
- a CDS encoding phospholipid carrier-dependent glycosyltransferase: MRASRDEAANANAGHLDHRGPAPEAVRVNWQGCRWFWIPVLLLGIGLRFFALSDPPLHADEAVGAKITAGRLEGRGYDFRPSHFHGPTLSWIAAGSAALAGQTSFAQLDVFTLRTVAALCGSLVVVLPFLLRRSLGEMGALLGGLFLAVSPLLCAYSRVFIHEPLLTCFAAATLVCLGWWLHSRNPFAAVCGGFALGLMAATKETFAITAFSWFIGLLAVWRHHRGHGLAVAALCSSGAFVMTLFAAYGNPLHFFSTFVNYATDPAHARSAFYYWDLLIALKHRPPQWWSEAGMAVLAIAGVWTGWRKAETFLRLLAVSTAVQLAVYSAIAYKTPWLMMVPWMQVCLLAGAGAAGWISAARGPLRVAGIVLVSLVVLFQLQQTTAAVFRFPNDVRNPLVYSPTAPDIVGLRDRLQALKNRSPSFRSGRIAILGSGYWPLPWYLRGLVETGYFEEPPWNLESFAVVIAMPDSAAREGVDLSATHEMFYYGLRHEVPVTVFIRNDVREEEVAGR; encoded by the coding sequence TTGCGCGCGTCCCGTGATGAAGCAGCCAACGCAAACGCCGGACACCTTGACCATCGAGGCCCGGCACCGGAGGCTGTCCGGGTGAATTGGCAGGGTTGCCGCTGGTTTTGGATTCCCGTGCTTCTGCTCGGCATCGGTCTGCGGTTTTTCGCGTTGTCGGATCCGCCCCTGCATGCCGACGAGGCTGTCGGCGCCAAAATCACAGCCGGGCGTCTCGAGGGGCGCGGCTATGACTTCCGTCCCTCGCACTTCCATGGCCCAACCCTTTCGTGGATCGCCGCCGGGAGTGCCGCCTTGGCCGGCCAAACATCCTTCGCGCAACTCGATGTCTTCACTTTGCGCACGGTTGCGGCGCTCTGCGGCTCGTTGGTCGTGGTGCTGCCTTTTCTCCTGCGCCGGTCGCTGGGAGAAATGGGTGCGCTTCTGGGGGGTCTGTTCCTGGCCGTTTCGCCGCTGCTTTGCGCGTATTCGCGTGTTTTCATCCACGAACCGTTGCTGACATGTTTCGCGGCGGCGACCTTGGTGTGTCTGGGTTGGTGGTTGCACTCGCGAAACCCGTTCGCGGCTGTCTGCGGAGGTTTTGCGCTCGGGCTGATGGCCGCGACGAAGGAGACTTTCGCCATCACCGCTTTTTCATGGTTTATCGGGCTTCTCGCGGTGTGGAGGCATCATCGCGGACACGGTCTTGCTGTTGCCGCGCTTTGCTCGTCGGGCGCGTTCGTGATGACGTTGTTCGCTGCCTATGGGAATCCGCTGCACTTTTTCTCCACATTCGTGAACTACGCGACGGATCCGGCGCATGCCAGGTCGGCGTTTTATTACTGGGATTTGTTGATCGCCCTCAAACACCGGCCGCCGCAGTGGTGGAGCGAGGCAGGAATGGCCGTGCTTGCGATTGCGGGTGTGTGGACAGGCTGGCGCAAGGCGGAAACGTTCCTGCGCCTGCTTGCGGTATCCACGGCGGTGCAGTTGGCGGTGTATTCGGCGATCGCCTACAAAACCCCGTGGCTGATGATGGTTCCATGGATGCAGGTTTGCCTGCTTGCGGGCGCGGGTGCTGCGGGTTGGATCTCGGCGGCGAGGGGGCCGCTTAGGGTTGCCGGTATTGTGCTGGTGAGTCTTGTCGTGTTGTTCCAGTTGCAGCAAACGACAGCTGCGGTGTTTCGTTTTCCTAACGATGTGAGGAACCCTCTGGTTTATTCCCCGACCGCGCCGGATATCGTCGGGCTTCGCGACCGGCTCCAAGCGTTGAAGAATCGCTCGCCGTCCTTCCGCAGCGGGCGGATCGCCATTCTCGGCAGCGGATATTGGCCTCTCCCTTGGTATTTGCGCGGTCTTGTGGAAACGGGATATTTCGAAGAACCGCCTTGGAATCTCGAAAGCTTCGCGGTGGTGATCGCCATGCCGGATTCAGCCGCGCGGGAGGGAGTGGATCTTTCGGCGACGCACGAGATGTTCTATTACGGACTGCGTCACGAGGTGCCTGTGACGGTTTTTATCCGCAACGACGTGCGCGAAGAGGAGGTGGCGGGCCGATGA
- a CDS encoding GNAT family acetyltransferase, giving the protein MSDRTVIRAYCPSDRDAVRHLCCETGYLGKAIDPVFEDRELFADYLTSFYTDWEPESVFVLEQGGEVKGYLMGSRRPFLHQLHSFLLNISLFARGIFRYPRYSKESKAFVRWILLNAWREVPAAPRRLPHFHFNMLPEAQGFGTTRELLVQFFNHLRSHGETHVFGQVVTFEERRGAKVFERFGFRVLEKKEITKYRAHRTEPVYLCTVLKDLNDGKLTEYAAQ; this is encoded by the coding sequence GTGTCCGACCGAACTGTCATACGGGCCTATTGCCCATCCGACCGCGACGCCGTGCGCCATCTGTGCTGCGAAACAGGCTATCTCGGCAAGGCGATCGACCCGGTCTTCGAGGATCGCGAACTTTTCGCCGACTACCTCACGAGCTTCTACACCGACTGGGAGCCGGAATCGGTTTTCGTGCTCGAGCAGGGCGGCGAAGTGAAGGGATACCTCATGGGTTCGCGCCGCCCGTTCCTGCACCAGTTGCACAGCTTCTTGCTCAACATCTCGCTTTTTGCCCGCGGCATTTTCCGCTACCCGCGCTACAGCAAAGAATCGAAGGCTTTCGTGCGCTGGATCCTGCTCAATGCCTGGCGCGAAGTTCCCGCCGCGCCGCGCCGTCTGCCCCATTTTCATTTCAACATGCTGCCCGAGGCGCAGGGCTTCGGCACCACACGCGAGTTGCTCGTCCAATTTTTCAACCACCTCCGGTCCCACGGGGAAACCCACGTTTTCGGCCAAGTCGTCACCTTCGAGGAACGCCGAGGCGCCAAAGTCTTCGAACGCTTCGGCTTCCGTGTGCTGGAGAAAAAGGAGATCACCAAATACCGCGCCCACCGCACCGAGCCGGTCTATCTCTGCACCGTGCTCAAAGATCTCAACGACGGGAAACTGACGGAATACGCGGCGCAGTAG
- a CDS encoding putative C-S lyase: MNYDFATRPDRRGTGSLKWERYAGRDVLPMWVADMDFLSPPEVIEALAQRAAHGVFGYTVPPASTVEAAIDYLRTRHGAEVAAEQIVWFPGLVPALNIACRAFVRPGEKVLICTPVYPPFLSAPDYAGVGLRKCDLRENGGTWEIDFDALEAAVTPETRLFLLCNPHNPVGRVFPEAAVAQVAEFCRRHDLVMVSDEIHCDLVLDDLPHTSGLKFAGPDAPRTLAMFAPSKTFNLAGLACAFIVIPHAETRRAFQRAARGIITEVNAFGYAGCEAALRHGWPWREQLLGVLRSNRDRVEEFCATIPGLRTWHVEATYLAWIDARGTGIEKPAAFFEDHGIGLSDGAPFGAPAGFLRLNFGCPRTQLDEALRRMAQAVASR, translated from the coding sequence GTGAACTACGATTTCGCCACACGCCCCGACCGCAGGGGCACCGGCTCTCTCAAATGGGAGCGCTACGCCGGCCGCGACGTCCTGCCCATGTGGGTGGCGGACATGGATTTTCTGTCGCCGCCGGAAGTGATCGAGGCTCTCGCGCAGCGCGCGGCGCACGGCGTCTTCGGATACACCGTGCCGCCGGCATCCACGGTCGAGGCCGCGATCGATTATCTGCGAACACGTCACGGTGCCGAGGTCGCCGCGGAGCAAATCGTGTGGTTCCCGGGTCTCGTCCCGGCGCTCAATATCGCCTGCCGCGCTTTCGTGCGACCCGGGGAAAAAGTCCTGATCTGCACGCCCGTTTATCCCCCGTTCCTCAGTGCACCCGATTATGCCGGCGTGGGCCTCCGCAAGTGCGATCTCCGCGAAAATGGCGGCACTTGGGAAATCGACTTCGATGCGCTCGAAGCCGCCGTCACTCCGGAGACCAGGCTCTTCCTTCTCTGCAATCCGCACAACCCCGTCGGGCGCGTCTTCCCCGAAGCGGCCGTCGCGCAAGTGGCGGAATTTTGCCGGCGGCACGATCTCGTTATGGTTTCCGACGAAATCCATTGCGACCTCGTCCTCGACGACTTGCCGCACACCAGCGGTCTTAAATTCGCCGGCCCGGACGCACCGCGCACCTTGGCCATGTTCGCCCCGAGCAAAACATTCAACCTCGCGGGTCTGGCCTGCGCCTTCATCGTCATTCCCCATGCGGAAACGCGACGCGCGTTCCAGCGGGCCGCGCGCGGAATCATCACGGAAGTCAATGCTTTCGGGTATGCGGGTTGCGAGGCTGCCCTGCGTCACGGCTGGCCGTGGCGCGAGCAACTGCTCGGTGTTCTGCGCTCGAACCGCGACCGCGTGGAGGAATTCTGCGCGACAATCCCGGGCTTGCGCACATGGCACGTCGAGGCGACCTACCTCGCGTGGATCGACGCGCGCGGAACGGGCATCGAAAAACCTGCCGCGTTTTTCGAAGATCACGGAATCGGTCTTTCCGACGGTGCCCCGTTCGGAGCGCCGGCCGGTTTCCTGCGCCTGAACTTCGGCTGTCCGCGCACACAGCTCGACGAAGCTCTGCGGCGCATGGCGCAAGCTGTCGCGAGCCGATGA
- a CDS encoding PLP-dependent transferase: MSHPLHARPLCRAEDLGASIPDSPHAVSVCLPAWADVIGYEEKDPRVISRMRTGYPRFFIHPLVNEVRCALAPGAGEDVLPFHDREAAAECASLTGGRAAETDGLWAAFFANGASATALAYWQHAGRIMSSRAAEDWLATRKLASPDPALEEVMLSRLAGWSGAPPRCISFHPSGMAAIFAAFRLATARRPGKRTVMFGFPYTDTLKILEKFGAGTLFLPRGDKEDLAHLRSALENEEIAGIFCEFPGNPLLNTPDLPAIRDIAAAHGVPVVVDDTIGTFFNVDVLPYADIVATSLTKAVSGEGDVMAGALTVNPRGIFGERPPDTQSGGIYMRDLQALEKNSRDFEERMKTANANALELARFLRPHPAVERVWYPGLDPSPVYAQLAKPGGGFGAVVSFLPRDAAANSPRIYEQLAVSRGISLGASYTLVCPYVQLAHYHELDWAARCGIDPNLLRVAVGTESWDDLRKRFADALGK, translated from the coding sequence ATGAGCCATCCTTTGCATGCGCGTCCGCTTTGCCGGGCGGAGGATCTCGGCGCGTCCATCCCCGATTCGCCGCACGCCGTCTCGGTGTGCCTTCCTGCGTGGGCGGACGTGATCGGCTACGAGGAGAAGGACCCTCGTGTCATAAGCCGCATGCGCACCGGGTATCCGCGGTTTTTCATCCATCCTCTCGTCAACGAGGTCCGCTGCGCTCTCGCGCCCGGAGCGGGCGAGGACGTTTTGCCATTCCACGACCGGGAAGCCGCTGCCGAATGCGCCTCGCTCACGGGCGGGAGGGCGGCGGAAACCGACGGACTCTGGGCGGCCTTTTTCGCGAATGGTGCATCGGCAACGGCGCTAGCTTATTGGCAGCATGCCGGACGGATCATGTCCTCGCGCGCCGCGGAGGACTGGCTGGCGACGCGCAAGCTCGCATCGCCCGACCCGGCACTCGAGGAGGTGATGCTATCGCGCCTCGCCGGGTGGAGCGGGGCACCTCCACGCTGCATCAGCTTTCACCCGAGCGGCATGGCAGCGATCTTCGCGGCCTTCCGTCTCGCGACCGCGCGCCGCCCGGGGAAACGCACCGTGATGTTCGGCTTTCCCTACACCGATACGTTGAAGATTTTGGAAAAATTCGGCGCCGGAACTCTCTTCCTGCCGCGGGGCGACAAGGAGGACCTCGCGCACTTGCGTAGCGCGTTGGAGAATGAGGAGATCGCGGGAATTTTCTGCGAATTTCCGGGCAACCCGCTGCTCAACACGCCCGACCTTCCGGCGATCCGCGACATCGCGGCGGCGCACGGGGTGCCCGTCGTTGTGGACGACACCATCGGCACGTTCTTCAACGTGGACGTCCTGCCTTATGCCGACATCGTCGCCACCAGCCTGACCAAGGCCGTCTCCGGCGAGGGCGATGTGATGGCCGGCGCGCTGACGGTCAATCCGCGCGGAATTTTCGGGGAACGGCCGCCCGACACGCAATCGGGCGGCATCTACATGCGCGACTTGCAGGCGCTGGAAAAAAATTCACGCGATTTTGAAGAACGCATGAAAACGGCCAACGCGAACGCCTTGGAACTCGCACGTTTCCTTCGCCCGCATCCCGCGGTGGAACGAGTCTGGTATCCGGGCTTGGATCCTTCGCCCGTTTACGCGCAGCTCGCCAAACCCGGAGGCGGCTTCGGCGCGGTCGTTTCGTTCCTGCCGCGCGATGCCGCCGCAAATTCACCGCGAATCTACGAACAGCTCGCGGTCAGTCGCGGCATCAGCCTCGGCGCCTCCTACACGCTCGTCTGCCCCTATGTGCAACTCGCGCACTACCACGAACTCGATTGGGCGGCCCGCTGCGGCATCGATCCGAATCTGCTCCGCGTGGCTGTCGGCACGGAGTCGTGGGACGATCTGCGCAAGCGTTTCGCCGACGCTCTCGGGAAATGA
- a CDS encoding serine acetyltransferase, which yields MDVQSNEWAQKLLDSYRDHKGINIAEDPGLPSKPEIASLCTGLMQVLFPGYHDGGAIGRLDLLEVTRERVAGLAEDFRRAFQAVAAGSGDPGATVAKLFDELPAIRAVLGTDVEAAYEGDPAARTNDEIILSYPFIEAIAIQRVAHFLYRHEIPLVPRMMTEWAHGQTGIDIHPGAVIGSHFFIDHGTGVVIGETCRIGARVKLYHGVTLGARSIAKDEDGHIIKGGKRHPDVEDGVTIYPNATVLGGETVIGRNSTIGGNVFLMHSVPPNSLVYNVEAQVRVVAKTSKSDVPDFSI from the coding sequence ATGGACGTGCAATCGAACGAGTGGGCGCAAAAACTGCTGGATTCTTATCGCGATCACAAGGGCATCAACATCGCCGAGGATCCCGGTCTTCCCTCCAAGCCGGAAATCGCCTCGCTCTGCACGGGACTGATGCAGGTGCTTTTCCCCGGCTACCACGATGGCGGGGCCATCGGCAGACTGGATTTGTTGGAAGTCACTCGCGAGCGCGTCGCGGGATTGGCCGAGGACTTCCGGCGGGCCTTCCAGGCGGTGGCGGCCGGCAGCGGTGATCCCGGGGCCACGGTCGCGAAATTGTTCGATGAATTGCCTGCAATCCGCGCCGTGTTGGGGACGGACGTCGAGGCCGCCTACGAGGGAGACCCCGCGGCGCGCACGAACGACGAGATCATCCTCTCCTATCCTTTCATCGAGGCCATCGCCATCCAACGCGTCGCCCATTTTCTATACCGCCACGAAATCCCGCTGGTGCCGCGAATGATGACCGAGTGGGCCCATGGCCAAACTGGCATCGACATCCATCCCGGCGCGGTCATCGGCAGCCACTTCTTCATCGACCACGGCACGGGCGTGGTGATCGGTGAAACCTGCCGCATCGGCGCGCGGGTGAAGCTTTATCACGGCGTCACCCTCGGCGCGCGCAGCATCGCCAAGGACGAAGACGGCCACATCATCAAGGGCGGCAAACGCCACCCCGATGTCGAAGACGGCGTCACCATCTACCCGAACGCCACGGTCCTCGGCGGCGAAACGGTGATCGGGCGCAACAGCACCATCGGCGGGAACGTTTTCCTCATGCACAGCGTGCCTCCCAACTCGCTCGTTTACAACGTGGAGGCCCAAGTCCGCGTGGTAGCTAAAACGTCCAAGTCCGACGTTCCGGATTTTTCCATCTAG